The genomic region GGGCAATCCCGATGCGCTGTGGCAGATCGTCAGCCGCCAATGCGTGCCTGATCAGAACCAGCACCTCAACCCCAGCCCGTGCCTCAAGGTCGACCCGGCGAAAGGCTTTGCACTGCTCAAGGACCTCAACGGCCCGTATCAGGATTTGCTGATCCCTACCGATAAAATCACCGGCATCGAAGACATCGCGCTGACCCGGAACCTGCTGCCCCATTACTTCGCCCAGGCCTGGAAAAACCACGATGTACTCTCCGCCGGCCTGCAAACACCGATTGCCGACCGCTTTGTGTCGCTGGCGATCAACTCGCGTTATGGCCGCTCGCAAAACCAGTTGCACATCCATATCGCCTGCCTGCGGCCCGACGTGTTCAACGCCCTTAACGAACGCGCCGCGACCCTCAACGAGCAATGGCAAACCCTGCCGGTAAAACTGCTGGGGCACACCTATAGCGCCCGCACCATGTCGGCAGCGGACTTCGACCTGCGCGACCCGCTGGCGATCTTGAATGAGTACGCGCAGGCCCAGGGCGACGCCATGGCCAGCTACAGCTTGCTGCTGACACCGGGTGCAAATGGCAACTTCGTGCTGCTGACCACGCGGTTGACGCTCAAGGAATGGAACCTGGCGTCTGCCGAAGAGCTGCAAGACCACCAGTGCAACCTGATGGGCAAACCACCACAACGACCTGTTTTAGCTGTTAACGACATCCGGTGAAGTTTGCCGTTGAACGAGTGTTCAGTTTCAATTATGTTGGCTGCACCCCCTGCCTGGTAACAGGCGGGCTTGCGCTTTTTCTGATTGAACGAGAGGCACTGGCATGCGGTTTTCACCCTTTGTTGAGCGAATTGCAGGGCAGGGCGTAGCAGCCTGGGACATTCACCACGCCGCCTTCCAGGCCAGCAGCAAAGGCGAAGACATCATTATCCTGAGCGTGGGCGACCCGGATTTCGCCACACCCTCGTTCATCACCGACGCCGCCGTCGACGCCCTGCGCCAGGGCGACACCCACTACACCGAAATCCCCGGCCGCCCGGCACTGCGCGACGCCATCGCCGCCCGCTATAGCCAGTCTCTGGCGCGCCCGCTGAACGCCGAAAACGTCATCACTGTGGCCGGTGCGCAGAACGCCTTATTCGTCACTTCACTGTGCCTGTTACAGGCCGGTGATGAAGTGCTTGTCCTCGACCCGATGTACGTCACCTACGAAGCCACGCTCAAGGCCAGCGGCGCGACGCTGGTGCGGGTGCCGTGTTCGGCCGACTCGGGTTTTCGCCTCGACCCGGCACTGCTGGCCGCCGCCATCACGCCTCGTACTCGGGCGATCTTCTTCTCCAACCCCAACAATCCCACCGGCGTGGTGCTCAGTCCCCAGGAGCTGCAAGCGATTGCCGACCTGGCGATCGAGCATGAACTGTGGGTGGTGGTAGACGAGGTCTACGAAAGCCTGGTGTTCGATGGCGAGTACCACAGCCTGGCGGCGCTGCCGGGCATGGCCGAACGTTGCATCGTGATTGGCAGCCTGTCCAAATCCCACGCCATGACCGGCTGGCGCATCGGCTGGATCGTCGCCGAACCGGCCATGGTTGCCCACGCTGAAACCCTGGTATTGAGCATGCTCTACGGCTTGCCAGGGTTTGTGATGGAAGCCGCGACGGCTGCCGTACTGGCCCACGATGAAGTCACTCAAGGCATGCGTGAAACTTACCGTCGCCGCCGTGACCTGGTGGTGGCGGGCCTCAGCGGTTGCCCGGGCATCCACGTACGCGCTCCGCAAGCCGGCATGTTTGTGCTGGTGGATGTGCGGGACACCGGCCTCAGCTCCCTGGATTTCGCCTGGCGCCTGTTTCGCGAAGCGGGGGTATCCGTGCTGGATGCTGCGGCGTTCGGCGAGCCGGCCCAGGGCTTTGTGCGGCTGTCGTTCACCCTGGGTGAAACCCGGCTGGCGGAAGCCTGTGAACGCATCAGCCGCTTCGTCGCCAAGCTCGCCGCTGAACCACCCATAGCGCCTGCGGCGAAAATCATCAGCGTGCAGCCGGTTGCGGCGAAGAAGATGATCGAGGTGCTCGACCTGCACAAACGCTTCGGCAATATCGAAGTGCTCAAGGGCATCTCCCTGACGGCCCACGAAGGCGAAGTGATCTCGCTGATCGGCGCCAGCGGCTCGGGAAAAAGTACCTTGCTGCGCTGTATCAACATGCTCGAAGTGCCGGACCAGGGCAGCATTCATGTCGACGGTGAAAGCATCAAGCTTAACTACGGCCGGCCCGGCGCACCGCTGGTGGCCGACGCCAAACAGCTGGTACGGATTCGCTCGACACTCGGCATGGTGTTCCAGAATTTCAACCTGTGGCCCCATCGCACGGTCCTCGAAAACCTTATCGAAGCGCCGATCCAGGTGCTGCGGGAAAGCCGCGCCGAAGCCATCGAACGCGCCGAAGCCTTGCTCGACCGGGTAGGCCTGGCCGCCAAGCGCAAC from Pseudomonas yamanorum harbors:
- a CDS encoding aminotransferase class I/II-fold pyridoxal phosphate-dependent enzyme translates to MRFSPFVERIAGQGVAAWDIHHAAFQASSKGEDIIILSVGDPDFATPSFITDAAVDALRQGDTHYTEIPGRPALRDAIAARYSQSLARPLNAENVITVAGAQNALFVTSLCLLQAGDEVLVLDPMYVTYEATLKASGATLVRVPCSADSGFRLDPALLAAAITPRTRAIFFSNPNNPTGVVLSPQELQAIADLAIEHELWVVVDEVYESLVFDGEYHSLAALPGMAERCIVIGSLSKSHAMTGWRIGWIVAEPAMVAHAETLVLSMLYGLPGFVMEAATAAVLAHDEVTQGMRETYRRRRDLVVAGLSGCPGIHVRAPQAGMFVLVDVRDTGLSSLDFAWRLFREAGVSVLDAAAFGEPAQGFVRLSFTLGETRLAEACERISRFVAKLAAEPPIAPAAKIISVQPVAAKKMIEVLDLHKRFGNIEVLKGISLTAHEGEVISLIGASGSGKSTLLRCINMLEVPDQGSIHVDGESIKLNYGRPGAPLVADAKQLVRIRSTLGMVFQNFNLWPHRTVLENLIEAPIQVLRESRAEAIERAEALLDRVGLAAKRNEYPAFLSGGQQQRVAIARALAMRPKVMLFDEPTSALDPELVGEVLRVIRSLAEEGRTMILVTHEMAFARDVSSKVAFLHQGLIEETGSPDSVFIDPRSERCRQFVNAHQTR
- a CDS encoding CDP-diacylglycerol diphosphatase, which encodes MKRGTVFKTVSGLLCVVALAGAWKWRGNPDALWQIVSRQCVPDQNQHLNPSPCLKVDPAKGFALLKDLNGPYQDLLIPTDKITGIEDIALTRNLLPHYFAQAWKNHDVLSAGLQTPIADRFVSLAINSRYGRSQNQLHIHIACLRPDVFNALNERAATLNEQWQTLPVKLLGHTYSARTMSAADFDLRDPLAILNEYAQAQGDAMASYSLLLTPGANGNFVLLTTRLTLKEWNLASAEELQDHQCNLMGKPPQRPVLAVNDIR